Proteins from a single region of Corvus hawaiiensis isolate bCorHaw1 chromosome 6, bCorHaw1.pri.cur, whole genome shotgun sequence:
- the NFKBIA gene encoding NF-kappa-B inhibitor alpha — protein sequence MISARRAAEPPAMDGYEHPKKERQGAFPLDDRHDSGLDSMKEEEYRQLVKELEDIRLQPREPPAWAQQLTEDGDTFLHLAIIHEEKALSLEVIQQAAGDRAFLNFQNNLSQTPLHLAVITDQPEIAEHLLKAGCDLEIRDFRGNTPLHIACQQGSLRSVSVLTQYCQPHHLLAVLQATNYNGHTCLHLASIQGYLGIVEYLLSLGADVNAQEPCNGRTALHLAVDLQNSDLVSLLVKHGADVNKVTYQGYSPYQLTWGRDNSSIQEQLKQLTTADLQMLPESEDEESSESEPEFTEDELIYDDCLIGGRQLTF from the exons aTGATCAGCGCTCGCCGCGCCGCCGAGCCGCCCGCCATGGACGGCTACGAGCACCCCAAGAAGGAGCGTCAGGGCGCCTTCCCACTCGACGACCGCCACGACAGTGGCCTGGACTCCATGAAGGAGGAGGAGTACCGGCAGCTggtgaaggagctggaggacaTACGGCTGCAGCCCCGCGAGCCGCCCgcctgggcacagcagctgaCGGAGGACGGGGACAC TTTTCTCCACTTGGCCATTATTCACGAGGAAAAAGCCCTGAGCCTGGAGGTGATCCAGCAGGCAGCCGGTGACCGGGCTTTCCTGAACTTCCAGAATAACCTCAGCCAG ACTCCTCTTCACCTGGCAGTGATAACTGATCAGCCTGAAATTGCTGAGCATCTTCTGAAGGCCGGATGCGACCTGGAAATCAGGGACTTCCGAGGAAACACCCCCCTGCACATTGCCTGCCAGCAGGGCTCCCTCAGGAGCGTCAGCGTGCTCACGCAGTACTGCCAGCCACACCACCTCCTCGCTGTCCTGCAGGCAACCAACTACAACG GACATACATGTCTTCATTTGGCATCTATTCAAGGATACTTGGGTATTGTTGAGTATCTGCTGTCCTTGGGAGCCGATGTAAATGCACAG GAGCCATGCAATGGCAGAACAGCACTACATTTGGCAGTTGATCTGCAGAATTCAGACCTAGTGTCGCTTTTGGTGAAACATGGGGCAGATGTGAACAAAGTGACCTATCAGGGCTATTCCCCCTATCAACTCACATGGGGAAGAGACAACTCAAGCATACAGGAACAGCTGAAGCAGCTGACCACAGCTGACCTGCAGATGTTGCCAGAAAGCGAGGATGAAGAGAGCAGTGAATCGGAGCCGGAGTTCACAGAGGATGAA cttATATATGATGATTGCCTTATTGGAGGACGACAGCTGACATTTTAA